The Brachyhypopomus gauderio isolate BG-103 chromosome 1, BGAUD_0.2, whole genome shotgun sequence genome includes a window with the following:
- the LOC143475714 gene encoding cadherin-1-like isoform X3, translating to MEWRVGIGVVFFLLQVLSSALAESPPCSPGFDSELFVFRVHREHLHSGKRLGKVGFSDCSGRSRMVFDTTDKRFEVTTDGTVKLKRQVTLHEGHKMFSVHAWDSTGKRHRAYVRVQHEGGRGEQEDTEAVGPAQPESPSTVLFLDFPKSSVGLRRLQGCMLFPPISYPENDSGPFPKKMTVQFKSKLAKETPLWYSITGEGADQPPENLFTVDRNTGWMYVTKTLDREKKDKYQLQAHAVAEDGSVKEQPIDIEIAVIDLNDNKPVFTQDTFLGSVPEVSNIGFEIMTVTATDADDPYTDNADVRYTILSQIPALPYPNMFTINPISGAILVGSEGLDREKYPEYTLEIQAADLLGKGLTCKGKAVITVTDINDNAPQFEKTSYNVSVPENKMGAVVVKMPVTDGDEPQSPAWAAQFRIINGNSGGFFNISTGPNKQEGIITTVKPLDFERNSKYTLLVIAENEVQFAKPLTTSTATVTVNVIDVNEAPVFDPEKKTISISENQEVGSDLTVYTANDPDTAKSQNVTYRVGSDPAGWLNVDKETGVIRVKSDMDRESHVVKDGRYEALILAMDNDPVPATGTGTLVIELQDVNDNPPVIEERSFRLCNKQSAPVLLSVTDKDGPGFTSPYNADLVGDGQKNWTVRMNSSRTGIILELKTPLEHGDYNIVMRVFDSGGLFQDNSVQASVCDCTGNEVNCPHIGEAGLELSAILRILGAILAFMLLVLLLLLFLRWKSFKKLADVY from the exons TGGGTTTCAGTGACTGTAGTGGAAGGTCGCGCATGGTGTTTGACACCACTGATAAGCGGTTTGAGGTGACCACTGATGGAACAGTGAAGTTGAAGAGGCAGGTCACTCTTCATGAGGGTCACAAGATGTTCTCTGTCCATGCCTGGGACTCCACGGGCAAGAGACACAGGGCGTACGTGAGGGTGCAACATGAGGGTGGAAGAGGAGAACAGGAAGACACTGAGGCAGTGGGACCTGCACAG CCTGAATCCCCCTCAACTGTCTTGTTTCTGGATTTTCCTAAATCTTCTGTGGGGTTGAGGAGGTTACAGGGATGCATGCTGTTCCCTCCAATCTCCTATCCAGAAAATGACAGTGGTCCTTTCCCTAAAAAGATGACAGTTCAG TTCAAGTCAAAACTTGCTAAAGAAACTCCGCTGTGGTACAGCATCACTGGTGAAGGAGCAGACCAACCTCCTGAGAACCTTTTCACTGTGGATAGGAACACTGGCTGGATGTATGTTACAAAGACtctagacagagagaaaaaagacaAGTATCAG CTTCAAGCTCATGCCGTTGCTGAAGATGGAAGTGTAAAGGAACAGCCAATAGATATTGAAATTGCTGTTATTGACCTGAATGATAACAAGCCTGTCTTCACCCAAGATACATTCCTAGGCAGTGTACCAGAAGTCTCAAATATAG GGTTTGAGATCATGACCGTCACAGCCACTGATGCAGACGATCCATACACTGACAATGCTGATGTCAGATACACCATCCTCAGTCAGATTCCAGCACTGCCATATCCAAACATGTTCACCATCAACCCCATCAGTGGAGCGATTCTAGTGGGGTCTGAAGGACTGGACAGAGAG AAATATCCTGAATACACACTGGAGATCCAGGCTGCAGATTTACTGGGTAAAGGCCTCACATGCAAAGGAAAAGCTGTTATTACTGTAACCGACATCAACGACAATGCACCTCAGTTTGAGAAGACCTCG TATAATGTGTCCGTCCCAGAGAATAAAATGGGAGCTGTGGTGGTGAAAATGCCAGTGACTGATGGGGATGAACCTCAGTCACCTGCCTGGGCAGCACAGTTCAGGATTATTAATGGAAACAGTGGTGGGTTTTTCAACATTAGCACAGGACCAAACAAACAGGAGGGCATCATTACTACTGTCAAG CCGTTGGACTTTGAGAGAAACAGCAAGTACACTCTGTTGGTGATCGCTGAGAATGAGGTTCAGTTTGCCAAACCTCTGACCACCTCCACTGCCACAGTGACTGTGAATGTTATTGATGTGAATGAGGCTCCAGTGTTTGACCCAGAGAAGAAGACAATCTCCATATCTGAAAATCAGGAGGTTGGCAGTGATCTAACAGTGTACACCGCTAATGATCCTGACACGGCAAAGTCTCAGAATGTCAC GTATCGTGTAGGTAGTGATCCTGCCGGCTGGCTGAATGTGGATAAAGAGACTGGAGTGATCAGGGTCAAGAGTGACATGGACAGAGAGTCTCATGTTGTGAAAGATGGCAGATACGAAGCTCTGATCTTGGCCATGGATAATG aTCCAGTTCCAGCAACTGGTACAGGGACCCTTGTGATTGAGCTGCAGGATGTAAATGACAATCCTCCTGTCATTGAGGAGAGATCCTTCAGATTGTGCAACAAGCAGTCGGCTCCAGTGCTGCTGTCTGTGACTGACAAGGACGGGCCTGGCTTCACTTCTCCATATAATGCAGATCTTGTGGGAGATGGCCAGAAAAACTGGACTGTCAGGATGAACAGCAGTa GAACTGGAATCATACTTGAACTCAAGACTCCACTGGAACATGGAGACTACAATATTGTTATGAGGGTGTTTGACAGTGGTGGTCTCTTCCAGGACAACAGTGTGCAGGCCTCTGTATGTGACTGCACAGGAAATGAAGTCAATTGTCCACACATAGGCGAGGCAGGATTAGAACTGTCCGCCATCCTCAGAATTCTTGGGGCCATTTTAGCTTTTATGT TGCTGGTCCTTCTGCTGCTGCTCTTCTTGAGGTGGAAGAGTTTTAAGAAGCTGGCTGATGTGTACTGA